One genomic window of Haloarchaeobius salinus includes the following:
- a CDS encoding DUF5786 family protein translates to MGFGSYDESEQQDQDNDIDEDDAVTVHEHDHEGEVSFDQGDMSNEDLVGQLQQMKDGDDE, encoded by the coding sequence ATGGGCTTTGGGAGCTACGACGAATCCGAACAGCAGGACCAGGACAACGACATCGATGAAGACGACGCGGTCACCGTGCACGAGCACGACCACGAGGGCGAGGTCTCGTTCGACCAGGGGGACATGTCGAACGAGGACCTCGTCGGGCAGCTCCAGCAGATGAAAGACGGCGACGACGAATAG